In a single window of the Pedococcus dokdonensis genome:
- a CDS encoding transcriptional regulator: MAGLDPLIHAPARLQVMTTLSAVSEAEFATLREALEVSDSVLSKHLSALAAAGYVRLRKGALSGRRTTWISMTGNGRKALRGHVTALRQMIDLVD, encoded by the coding sequence ATGGCGGGGTTGGACCCGTTGATCCACGCGCCGGCCAGGCTGCAGGTGATGACCACGCTCTCGGCCGTGTCGGAGGCGGAGTTCGCCACCCTGCGCGAGGCTCTCGAGGTGAGCGACTCGGTGCTGTCCAAGCACCTTTCGGCGCTCGCCGCGGCCGGCTACGTGCGGCTGCGCAAGGGAGCCCTGTCCGGCCGTCGCACCACCTGGATCTCCATGACCGGCAACGGTCGCAAGGCGCTGCGCGGCCACGTCACGGCACTGCGCCAGATGATCGACCTGGTCGACTGA
- the mraY gene encoding phospho-N-acetylmuramoyl-pentapeptide-transferase — protein MVNVALAGGIAMALALLCTRPSIRFLVRRRWGQFIHDDLAHHQVKRGKPTMGGVVIIGAALVGYFGSHLALVGLAATGLLDTSPGRVSLSALLLLFLFVGMGFVGFLDDYIKIHKERSLGLTSKQKLAGQSIVTVAFALAALLVKGDGGRAPASTAISFVRDTPVDLAFAGPVVGGILFVGWAYLLVAGASNGVNITDGLDGLATGASVMVFGAYTMISMWQFNQGCEVAPGVSCYDVPDALDLAVVSCAIAGACFGFLWWNTSPAQIIMGDTGSLSLGAALAGLAILTHTQLLLVILGGLFVMVTGSVIIQVASFRLRGKRVFRIAPIHHHFELVGWSEVTIVTRFWIIAGICVGGGLALFYSEWIGYQ, from the coding sequence ATGGTCAACGTCGCGCTCGCGGGCGGTATCGCGATGGCCCTGGCCCTGCTGTGCACGCGGCCGTCCATCAGGTTCCTGGTGCGACGCAGGTGGGGCCAGTTCATCCACGACGACCTGGCCCACCACCAGGTCAAGCGGGGCAAGCCCACCATGGGCGGAGTCGTGATCATCGGGGCGGCGCTGGTGGGCTACTTCGGCTCGCACCTCGCGCTCGTGGGACTGGCGGCCACCGGCCTGCTCGACACCAGCCCGGGCCGGGTGTCACTGAGCGCACTGCTCCTGCTCTTCCTGTTCGTGGGCATGGGGTTCGTGGGCTTCCTCGACGACTACATCAAGATCCACAAGGAGCGCAGCCTCGGTCTCACCTCGAAGCAGAAGCTGGCCGGCCAGTCCATCGTGACCGTCGCGTTCGCCCTCGCCGCACTGCTGGTCAAGGGCGACGGCGGCCGCGCTCCCGCGTCGACGGCGATCTCGTTCGTGCGTGACACGCCTGTCGACCTCGCCTTCGCCGGGCCGGTGGTGGGAGGGATCCTCTTCGTCGGCTGGGCCTACCTGCTGGTCGCGGGCGCCTCGAACGGCGTGAACATCACCGACGGTCTCGACGGCCTCGCGACCGGCGCCTCCGTGATGGTGTTCGGCGCCTACACGATGATCAGCATGTGGCAGTTCAACCAGGGCTGTGAGGTCGCGCCCGGGGTCAGCTGCTACGACGTGCCCGACGCCCTCGACCTGGCCGTGGTGTCGTGCGCGATCGCCGGCGCCTGCTTCGGGTTCCTGTGGTGGAACACCTCGCCGGCCCAGATCATCATGGGAGACACCGGTTCGCTGTCCCTCGGCGCGGCCCTGGCCGGACTGGCGATCCTCACCCACACCCAGCTGCTGCTCGTCATCCTGGGCGGCCTCTTCGTGATGGTGACCGGGTCGGTCATCATCCAGGTCGCCAGCTTCAGGCTGCGCGGCAAGCGGGTCTTCCGGATCGCCCCGATCCACCACCACTTCGAGCTGGTGGGGTGGTCCGAGGTCACCATCGTCACCCGCTTCTGGATCATCGCGGGCATCTGCGTCGGGGGCGGTCTCGCGCTCTTCTACTCCGAGTGGATCGGCTACCAGTAG
- a CDS encoding MAPEG family protein has product MTTAIVCSAVLAASIFVLGFNVSMNRGYAAKRGGSQMPTDPADRLLIAQRAHGNATEYVPTLIALFLLVGWLSPTPWAQVLIVLATASRLLHAISMLRSETLASENAPRMTGAMGTYAFGLALAVTAGVAGVAAV; this is encoded by the coding sequence ATGACCACAGCCATCGTCTGCTCGGCCGTCCTGGCCGCGTCGATCTTCGTGCTCGGCTTCAACGTCTCGATGAACCGCGGCTACGCGGCCAAGCGGGGCGGCAGCCAGATGCCGACGGACCCGGCCGACCGTCTGCTGATCGCCCAGCGCGCCCACGGCAACGCCACCGAGTACGTGCCCACGCTGATCGCGCTGTTCCTGCTCGTCGGCTGGTTGTCCCCGACTCCGTGGGCCCAGGTCCTCATCGTGCTGGCCACTGCGTCCCGCCTCCTGCACGCGATCTCGATGCTGCGCAGCGAGACCCTCGCCTCCGAGAACGCGCCACGCATGACCGGTGCGATGGGAACCTACGCCTTCGGCCTGGCCCTCGCGGTCACCGCCGGAGTCGCCGGGGTCGCCGCGGTCTAG
- a CDS encoding ATP-grasp domain-containing protein encodes MRTLFVVDPLDGLDASLDTSIGLMHAAQDLGVQVWVTEARDLEVVDGRAVARARSLRLAPSVPADGCRWTVPDPWYAAGPSERVRIDDMAAVFLRIEPPVDGDYLAATHVLDLVGRDADRNDDSDRTTAMVNAPAGLRACSEHLLGLGFPDLTPPTVVTASADTVADFLHEHGRIVVKPVDGFSGRGVFLLSRHDPNLATVVESSTLAGRRQVVAQPYLPEVEAGNKRIYVLDGVAVGASLRHPVPGDFRIVSPDGPADLTARDHEIVDRLAPTLEAHGLRCVGLDVIDGHLIEVNVTSPGALRKADALLGTTYCADLVSHVLTHTTWKAPS; translated from the coding sequence ATGAGGACACTGTTCGTGGTCGACCCACTCGACGGTCTCGACGCGAGCCTCGACACCAGCATCGGCCTGATGCACGCCGCGCAGGACCTCGGCGTGCAGGTCTGGGTCACCGAGGCACGCGACCTCGAGGTCGTCGACGGCCGGGCCGTGGCTCGCGCGCGGAGCCTTCGGCTCGCGCCGTCCGTGCCCGCCGACGGGTGCCGCTGGACCGTGCCCGACCCTTGGTATGCCGCGGGGCCCAGCGAGCGGGTGCGGATCGACGACATGGCAGCCGTCTTCCTGCGGATCGAGCCACCGGTGGACGGTGACTACCTGGCCGCGACCCATGTGCTGGACCTCGTCGGCCGCGACGCCGACCGCAACGACGACAGCGACCGGACCACGGCCATGGTCAACGCACCCGCAGGTCTGCGGGCCTGCAGCGAGCACCTCCTCGGCCTGGGCTTCCCCGACCTCACGCCACCGACCGTCGTCACGGCGAGCGCGGACACGGTCGCGGACTTCCTGCACGAGCACGGCCGCATCGTCGTCAAGCCGGTCGACGGCTTCAGCGGCCGAGGCGTCTTCCTCCTCTCGCGGCACGACCCCAACCTCGCCACGGTCGTGGAGTCGAGCACCCTGGCCGGGCGGCGCCAGGTCGTGGCCCAGCCCTACCTGCCCGAGGTCGAGGCCGGCAACAAGCGCATCTACGTGCTCGACGGGGTGGCTGTCGGCGCGAGCCTGCGCCACCCGGTGCCCGGAGACTTCCGCATCGTCAGCCCCGACGGGCCGGCCGACCTGACCGCCCGCGACCACGAGATCGTCGACCGCCTCGCCCCGACCCTGGAGGCGCACGGTCTGCGATGTGTGGGCCTCGACGTGATCGACGGCCACCTCATCGAGGTCAACGTGACCTCTCCCGGCGCGCTGCGCAAGGCCGACGCGCTGCTCGGCACGACCTACTGCGCCGACCTCGTCTCCCACGTCCTCACCCACACCACCTGGAAGGCACCGTCATGA
- a CDS encoding glutamate-cysteine ligase family protein: MDATPSLDDAVRRAFHPCEGPPRIGVELELHLQSKPPGGIPDLAGELVERGRPSLEPGGQLELSLPPQPSVAALVREVDWCLETLSATTDFALTGVDPWRALDDVPLVLETPRYLSMQQLFDRDGDAGRRMMRLTASLQVCVDLLPGRAGHEQWLVANLAGPSLVAAHPGHLARTRIWQDIDAARTGYDGRHLGVHDPVGSYAAFAAAASRLPLPEAADDAYHLSTLFPPVRPRGGYLELRYLDSQRPTHELLGTIWALMYDAGLRRDALALLLPTLPTFGDQWEAADPTALLALVAGRREEVAA; this comes from the coding sequence ATGGATGCGACACCCAGCCTGGACGACGCGGTCCGGCGCGCGTTCCACCCCTGCGAGGGGCCGCCACGGATCGGCGTCGAGCTCGAGCTGCACCTGCAGTCCAAGCCGCCAGGCGGCATACCCGACCTGGCGGGGGAGCTCGTCGAGCGGGGACGACCCAGCCTCGAGCCCGGCGGACAGCTCGAGCTCAGCCTGCCCCCGCAGCCGTCCGTCGCCGCCCTCGTTCGCGAGGTCGACTGGTGCCTCGAAACCCTCTCGGCCACGACCGACTTCGCACTCACTGGTGTCGACCCGTGGCGAGCCCTCGACGACGTCCCCCTCGTGCTGGAGACGCCGCGCTACCTCAGCATGCAGCAGCTCTTCGACAGGGACGGCGACGCCGGGCGCCGGATGATGCGACTCACCGCGAGCCTCCAGGTCTGCGTCGACCTGCTCCCCGGTCGGGCCGGCCACGAGCAGTGGCTGGTCGCGAACCTCGCCGGGCCAAGCCTCGTCGCGGCGCACCCCGGCCACCTCGCACGCACCCGGATCTGGCAGGACATCGACGCCGCTCGCACCGGCTACGACGGGCGGCACCTGGGGGTCCACGACCCGGTCGGCAGCTACGCCGCCTTCGCCGCAGCCGCCTCCCGCCTCCCCCTCCCCGAGGCGGCAGACGATGCCTACCACCTCAGCACGCTGTTCCCGCCGGTCCGACCCCGCGGCGGCTACCTCGAGCTCCGCTACCTCGACTCGCAGCGACCGACCCACGAGCTGCTCGGCACCATCTGGGCGCTGATGTACGACGCCGGGCTGCGTCGCGACGCCCTGGCCCTGCTGCTCCCCACGCTGCCCACCTTCGGTGACCAGTGGGAGGCTGCCGACCCGACCGCTCTCCTCGCGCTGGTCGCTGGACGCCGCGAGGAGGTGGCGGCATGA
- a CDS encoding TetR/AcrR family transcriptional regulator produces the protein MEEAVKRPAGTSPETRRLYRSPAREAAAEETRARIRDAAKELFIANGYQGTTLKDVAARAGVGERTLYDSFGNKLGLLRHTIAILTMGDESRVPAADRPAAAAARELDDPRAALAAHLKLGTDLMNRAGDLILVSQANPGIDADLERTIARGTQAAYDVNVRFAQRLASRGELRDGLTAATAADIMFTLTSPGVFHTLRRTRHWGQQRYQDWVVDTATQQLLHDG, from the coding sequence GTGGAGGAAGCTGTCAAGAGGCCCGCTGGCACCAGCCCGGAAACCAGACGGCTCTACCGGTCCCCGGCGCGTGAGGCGGCGGCCGAGGAGACCCGGGCGCGGATCCGCGACGCGGCGAAAGAGCTGTTCATCGCCAACGGTTACCAGGGCACGACGCTGAAGGACGTGGCCGCGCGAGCGGGAGTCGGCGAGCGGACGCTCTACGACAGCTTCGGCAACAAGCTCGGGTTGCTGCGCCACACCATCGCGATCCTCACGATGGGCGACGAGTCCCGGGTGCCGGCCGCCGACCGGCCGGCGGCGGCCGCCGCGCGCGAGCTGGACGACCCTCGCGCCGCGCTGGCCGCCCATCTGAAGCTGGGCACCGACCTGATGAACCGGGCCGGCGACCTGATCCTGGTGAGCCAGGCCAACCCGGGCATCGACGCCGACCTGGAGCGCACGATCGCCCGCGGCACGCAGGCGGCTTACGACGTCAACGTGAGGTTCGCCCAGCGGTTGGCCTCCCGCGGTGAGCTCCGGGACGGCCTGACCGCTGCCACGGCCGCCGACATCATGTTCACCCTCACCTCACCGGGGGTCTTCCACACGCTGCGCCGCACCCGGCACTGGGGGCAGCAGCGCTACCAGGACTGGGTCGTCGACACGGCCACGCAGCAACTGCTCCATGACGGCTGA
- a CDS encoding Ig-like domain repeat protein: MTWSLHRRLVAAGVTVSTVAAGAVIAATPSFASVPTDTLQTFYATGSVQNWTVPAGVTQVYVDISGAQGGSSYGGGWGGAELTGTISVTPGETLKIIAGSVGSNGIVYSRGAGGGGGSFIYRTADQAGLLAAAGGGGGAGSNTFPSEASTGPSGTPGLNGGGAGGTDGNGGGAGTAGGGGGLLSNGGSYQGGGGQSVVNGAGGGYGAGGYGVGGFGGGGGTAGFAGAGGGGYSGGGGGRYNGNNGGGGGGGSFFAGTLTGAVGGHAGNGFVTLSYPAHLVSTSPAAGLPGSSVTIDGTGLAGSTVTIGGYAATVTSSSDTQLVATVPTPATLPTGKQTVAVATAGGVTLPAVGAFTYLSPEPPLFTAAGAPGTGTVGAPYSYTYTASGLPAPTFAVSSGSLPAGLSLTSAGVLSGTPTSAGTASFTVTASNGVLPDASTDQAITVGPAAQAITFAPIPATATVGGTQQLSAAGGDSGNPVTFAVAPATTGSACSVDLATVSFDHAGTCVVAARQPGSSDYTAAPEVTQTVTVAAKPTTLSVSLSPASSVYGQTVTATAAVGGAQDGTVQFSVDGADLGGPRNVDNGWATSPALGTLAPGAHTVAAAFTPLDPTTHAPSVATPQTLVVDKAATSPTITVRSTSLSASVARVAPGTGTPTGTVTFSVGGVTVGTAPLAEGVAKLGYSLPTDKADEVAVQYSGDTNFLRSSGSTTRHNPTITAKVTSAYPKSKTGWYRSAVTVSFTCTPSGAALVAACPQPVKLTRSGAAQSVSRTILAEDGGVATVSVNGINIDQARPTVKITGVSTTVPYFATAPAGRCTARDGLSGVASCTISRRVSGASTVYTATAKDKAGNVSTTRLTAKTSTFVIQGATYSNGAYVVRAGRTYTMLGAATSQPRYVDAMPYPKAPRGLDNRFYKTGPNRWALGVTFSGSMVKQQYWNIGMKVGSRTQVLKVKVVR, translated from the coding sequence ATGACCTGGTCCCTCCACCGCCGGCTCGTCGCCGCGGGCGTCACAGTCAGCACCGTTGCGGCGGGGGCGGTCATCGCGGCCACCCCGTCCTTCGCCTCCGTTCCCACCGACACGTTGCAGACCTTCTACGCCACCGGGAGCGTCCAGAACTGGACCGTGCCGGCAGGCGTCACCCAGGTCTACGTGGACATCAGCGGTGCGCAGGGCGGGTCCTCCTACGGCGGCGGCTGGGGCGGAGCCGAGCTGACCGGCACGATCTCCGTGACTCCCGGCGAGACCCTCAAGATCATCGCCGGCAGTGTGGGCAGCAACGGCATCGTCTACAGCCGCGGCGCCGGCGGCGGCGGCGGGTCCTTCATCTACCGGACCGCGGACCAGGCCGGCCTCCTCGCGGCCGCAGGGGGTGGCGGCGGGGCGGGGTCCAACACCTTCCCCTCCGAGGCCAGCACCGGCCCCTCCGGAACCCCCGGCCTGAACGGCGGCGGCGCAGGTGGGACCGACGGCAACGGTGGCGGTGCCGGGACCGCCGGCGGCGGCGGCGGCCTGCTCAGCAACGGTGGCAGCTACCAGGGCGGCGGCGGCCAGTCCGTCGTGAACGGCGCCGGCGGCGGCTACGGCGCGGGCGGTTACGGGGTCGGCGGCTTTGGCGGCGGCGGCGGGACGGCTGGATTCGCCGGTGCCGGCGGTGGCGGCTACAGCGGCGGCGGCGGCGGACGCTACAACGGCAACAACGGTGGCGGTGGCGGTGGCGGTTCCTTCTTCGCAGGCACGCTCACCGGCGCGGTCGGCGGCCACGCCGGCAACGGCTTCGTCACCTTGTCCTACCCCGCGCACCTCGTCTCGACCTCGCCCGCGGCCGGGCTGCCCGGCTCGTCCGTGACCATCGACGGGACCGGCCTCGCGGGGTCGACCGTGACCATCGGTGGGTATGCCGCGACGGTGACCTCCTCCAGCGACACGCAGCTCGTGGCCACCGTGCCCACGCCGGCGACGCTCCCCACTGGAAAGCAGACCGTGGCAGTGGCCACCGCGGGCGGAGTCACCCTCCCTGCCGTCGGAGCATTCACCTACCTGTCACCCGAGCCGCCGCTGTTCACCGCGGCCGGGGCACCAGGCACCGGCACTGTGGGAGCGCCCTACTCGTACACCTACACGGCGTCCGGGCTGCCCGCGCCCACCTTCGCCGTGTCCTCCGGGAGCCTCCCGGCAGGGCTCTCCCTGACGAGTGCCGGGGTCCTCTCCGGCACCCCGACCAGCGCCGGGACCGCCAGCTTCACGGTCACCGCGAGCAACGGCGTCCTGCCCGACGCGAGCACCGACCAGGCGATCACCGTCGGTCCGGCCGCACAGGCCATCACCTTCGCCCCGATCCCCGCCACGGCGACGGTCGGCGGCACGCAGCAGCTCTCCGCGGCTGGAGGCGACTCGGGCAACCCGGTCACCTTCGCCGTCGCACCGGCCACGACCGGCTCGGCCTGCTCGGTCGACCTCGCGACCGTGTCGTTCGACCACGCCGGCACCTGTGTCGTCGCGGCCCGCCAACCGGGCAGCTCCGACTACACCGCTGCTCCGGAAGTGACCCAGACCGTGACCGTCGCCGCCAAGCCGACGACCCTGTCGGTCTCGCTCAGCCCGGCCTCGTCGGTCTACGGCCAGACCGTGACCGCCACGGCCGCCGTGGGCGGGGCGCAGGACGGCACCGTCCAGTTCTCGGTCGACGGCGCTGACCTGGGCGGTCCGCGGAACGTCGACAACGGCTGGGCCACCAGCCCCGCACTGGGCACCCTCGCGCCCGGCGCCCACACGGTCGCAGCGGCCTTCACCCCCCTCGACCCGACGACGCACGCGCCCTCGGTTGCGACGCCCCAGACCCTGGTCGTCGACAAGGCCGCCACGAGCCCCACCATCACGGTGCGCTCCACCAGCCTCTCGGCCAGCGTCGCCCGGGTGGCGCCGGGCACCGGCACCCCGACCGGCACCGTGACGTTCAGCGTCGGCGGAGTCACGGTCGGGACCGCCCCACTCGCCGAGGGCGTGGCCAAGCTGGGCTACTCCCTGCCGACCGACAAGGCCGACGAGGTGGCCGTCCAGTACTCCGGCGACACCAACTTCCTGCGCTCGTCCGGGTCCACCACCCGGCACAACCCGACGATCACCGCGAAGGTCACCAGCGCCTACCCGAAGAGCAAGACCGGGTGGTACCGCAGTGCCGTCACGGTGAGCTTCACCTGCACCCCCAGCGGTGCCGCCCTGGTGGCAGCCTGCCCGCAGCCGGTCAAGCTCACCAGGAGCGGCGCGGCACAGTCCGTCTCCCGCACCATCCTGGCCGAGGACGGGGGCGTCGCGACCGTCTCGGTCAACGGCATCAACATCGACCAGGCCCGCCCCACGGTGAAGATCACCGGGGTCTCCACGACGGTGCCGTACTTCGCCACCGCGCCGGCCGGGCGGTGCACCGCCCGTGACGGGCTCTCCGGCGTCGCGTCCTGCACCATCAGTCGCCGCGTCAGTGGTGCCAGCACGGTCTACACCGCGACGGCGAAGGACAAGGCCGGCAACGTCTCGACCACCCGGCTCACCGCGAAGACCTCCACCTTCGTGATCCAGGGCGCGACCTACAGCAACGGCGCGTACGTGGTGCGCGCCGGCCGCACCTACACGATGCTGGGCGCCGCGACGAGCCAGCCGCGGTACGTCGACGCGATGCCCTACCCCAAGGCGCCGCGCGGTCTGGACAACCGGTTCTACAAGACCGGCCCGAACCGCTGGGCCCTCGGCGTCACCTTCAGCGGCTCGATGGTGAAGCAGCAGTACTGGAACATCGGCATGAAGGTCGGCTCCAGGACCCAGGTGCTGAAGGTCAAGGTCGTCCGCTAG
- the dcd gene encoding dCTP deaminase encodes MLLSDRDIKAEIDNGRVVLDPWDPEMVQPSSVDVRLDRYFRLFDNHKYPFIDPAEDQPDLTRLVEVDQGEPFILHPGEFVLGSIFETVTLPDDVAARVEGKSSLGRLGLLTHATAGFVDPGFTGHVTLELSNVATLPIKLWPGMKIGQLCFFRLSSPVENPYGSAKYGSHYQGQRGPTASRSFKNFHTTEV; translated from the coding sequence GTGCTGCTGAGCGACCGCGACATCAAGGCCGAGATCGACAACGGACGGGTCGTCCTCGACCCGTGGGACCCGGAGATGGTCCAGCCGTCGAGCGTCGACGTGCGCCTCGACCGCTACTTCCGGCTGTTCGACAACCACAAGTACCCGTTCATCGACCCGGCCGAGGACCAGCCCGACCTGACCCGCCTGGTCGAGGTCGACCAGGGCGAGCCGTTCATCCTGCACCCGGGCGAGTTCGTGCTCGGCTCGATCTTCGAGACGGTGACGCTGCCCGACGACGTCGCCGCCCGGGTCGAGGGCAAGTCGAGCCTGGGCCGGCTCGGGCTGCTCACCCACGCGACGGCAGGCTTTGTCGACCCCGGCTTCACCGGTCACGTCACCCTCGAGCTGAGCAACGTCGCCACCCTGCCGATCAAGCTGTGGCCGGGCATGAAGATCGGCCAGCTCTGCTTCTTCCGCCTCAGCTCGCCGGTCGAGAACCCTTACGGCTCCGCGAAGTACGGCTCGCACTACCAGGGGCAGCGCGGCCCGACGGCCAGCAGGTCGTTCAAGAACTTCCACACCACCGAGGTCTGA
- a CDS encoding alpha/beta hydrolase family protein gives MPAPRLLWPAEVEHPRAVALILHGGKARSRRPVRPWQGAVLRMAPFAKAIADAGDGQIAVASIRYAVRGWNGAEQSPVADTLLALEQIEAKYPGVPVGLLGHSMGGRVALRLADDERVRAIVALAPWVESGDRPRSHDGLHVLFMHGNLDRMTSPRASRSMATAMAGLGADVSYESVTGESHAMLRQASRWHRESAAFLACHLVDQPCRTPAS, from the coding sequence GTGCCCGCACCCCGACTGCTCTGGCCCGCCGAGGTCGAGCATCCGCGTGCGGTCGCGCTGATCCTGCACGGGGGCAAGGCGCGCAGCCGCCGACCGGTCCGGCCGTGGCAGGGCGCGGTGCTGCGTATGGCGCCGTTCGCCAAGGCGATCGCCGACGCCGGCGACGGCCAGATCGCCGTCGCGTCGATCCGGTATGCCGTGCGCGGCTGGAACGGCGCGGAACAGAGCCCCGTCGCGGACACTCTCCTGGCGTTGGAGCAGATCGAGGCGAAGTACCCCGGTGTCCCCGTCGGCCTGCTCGGCCACTCGATGGGCGGGCGGGTCGCCTTGCGCCTTGCCGACGACGAGCGGGTGCGGGCGATCGTCGCCCTCGCCCCCTGGGTCGAGTCCGGCGACCGCCCCCGGTCCCACGACGGACTGCACGTGCTCTTCATGCACGGCAACCTCGACCGGATGACCTCCCCCCGGGCGTCGCGCTCGATGGCGACGGCGATGGCCGGGCTCGGTGCGGACGTCAGCTATGAGTCCGTCACGGGCGAGAGCCACGCCATGCTCCGCCAAGCGTCCCGGTGGCACCGCGAGTCGGCGGCCTTCCTCGCCTGCCACCTCGTGGACCAACCCTGCCGCACTCCCGCCTCCTGA
- the wsfD gene encoding glycan biosynthesis hexose transferase WsfD gives MTSQRTSDGQSSGERVWPVWRSSVVLGVLATVAMVLHICWPRPVGQAPHPDGDRYLCQLNAHSMVPRDAAAPRYWDYALFQWIPGAEMDRGCIQYPSSQVWILRVFVKLTEWTTGSSGALDLRWGVVSFAVFVGLAVGLFAAMVRRDIWRRIGLSALLLLVVGDSTFASYSAGPMGEFPGILGVVMVCLASVLLGRRGLQQWVGLGAFAMGSGLVLTSKVQAVTLVVPLALFLGATSMRPWPDRSVLRTVQASPSGGWRVKVAPVLLALGLLAPTAWMLDSNPEQFRSVNAWELISVGILGPSHDPAGDLAEMGLPGALVRYAGKTACDDNCATLNDPVWRESRGRFTYRVAGEFLLRHPGVALDIAQVAAQDFATARPGYLGSFPPGPGHAPQENDLSLLASGLQLFRPHALPVLLVSWGVLTACAVRLGRSGQPGSWRRAFAGSAGLMLSFSVVQFLTATYGEAIENTKHLVLAILAFALTLVMALAARLSAPTRT, from the coding sequence ATGACGTCGCAGCGAACCTCCGATGGCCAGTCGTCGGGGGAGCGGGTGTGGCCGGTCTGGCGGTCCTCGGTCGTCCTGGGTGTGCTCGCCACGGTCGCGATGGTCCTGCACATCTGCTGGCCCAGACCCGTGGGGCAGGCACCTCACCCGGATGGAGACCGGTACCTCTGCCAGCTGAACGCACACTCGATGGTGCCCAGGGACGCAGCGGCCCCCAGATATTGGGACTACGCGCTGTTCCAGTGGATCCCGGGGGCGGAAATGGACCGGGGCTGCATCCAGTACCCGTCCTCCCAGGTGTGGATCCTGCGGGTCTTCGTCAAGCTGACCGAGTGGACCACGGGGAGCTCCGGCGCCCTGGATCTGCGTTGGGGGGTGGTCAGCTTCGCCGTGTTCGTCGGCCTGGCCGTGGGCCTGTTCGCAGCCATGGTCCGGCGAGACATCTGGCGCAGGATCGGGCTTTCCGCGCTGCTGCTCCTGGTCGTCGGGGACTCCACCTTCGCCTCGTACTCCGCCGGTCCGATGGGGGAGTTCCCCGGAATCCTGGGCGTCGTCATGGTCTGCCTGGCATCCGTGCTGCTGGGTCGACGAGGGCTGCAGCAGTGGGTCGGCCTGGGAGCCTTCGCGATGGGCTCAGGTCTGGTGCTGACGTCGAAGGTGCAAGCGGTCACGCTGGTCGTGCCGCTGGCCCTGTTCCTGGGAGCCACCTCGATGAGACCGTGGCCCGACCGCTCGGTGCTGCGCACGGTGCAGGCGAGCCCATCGGGTGGTTGGCGCGTGAAGGTGGCTCCGGTGCTCCTTGCGCTGGGCCTGCTCGCGCCCACGGCGTGGATGCTGGACAGCAACCCAGAGCAGTTCAGGTCGGTCAACGCGTGGGAGCTCATCTCCGTCGGAATCCTCGGCCCCAGCCACGATCCGGCCGGAGATCTCGCCGAGATGGGGTTGCCGGGTGCGTTGGTCAGGTATGCGGGCAAGACGGCCTGTGACGACAACTGTGCGACCCTGAACGATCCCGTGTGGAGGGAGTCACGAGGCAGGTTCACGTACCGCGTTGCGGGGGAGTTCTTGCTCAGACACCCCGGTGTGGCCCTGGACATCGCGCAGGTGGCAGCGCAGGACTTCGCCACGGCACGGCCGGGCTATCTCGGCTCCTTTCCGCCGGGACCGGGTCATGCGCCGCAGGAAAACGACCTGTCGCTCCTTGCATCCGGGCTGCAGCTGTTCCGGCCCCACGCCCTCCCGGTGCTCCTGGTCTCATGGGGCGTGCTGACAGCGTGTGCCGTGCGGCTCGGGCGCAGCGGGCAGCCAGGCTCGTGGCGCCGCGCGTTCGCTGGATCGGCCGGGTTGATGCTGTCCTTCTCGGTCGTCCAGTTCCTCACCGCCACCTACGGGGAGGCGATCGAGAACACCAAGCACCTGGTGCTGGCGATCCTGGCCTTCGCGCTGACCCTGGTGATGGCCCTCGCAGCCCGGCTGAGCGCCCCGACCCGGACCTGA
- a CDS encoding MIP/aquaporin family protein — MRKYAAELVGTMFLTLTIGGAVRLNPIAAPLAIGTVLAAMIYANGHVSGAHLNPAVTLAVHLRGRLAGSQLLPYWASQLLGAALGSTVVCFLIPTATSAPPTLSGHALAAAWLAEFLFTFALAYTVLNVATSDSHPKNGFYGIAIGGVVLAGATAVGPISGGAFNPAVALALSIMGLTSWSNLWMFVTAGLTAGAVASVAFTRLDPAADAGAASS; from the coding sequence GTGCGCAAGTACGCAGCGGAGCTGGTGGGCACCATGTTCCTCACCCTCACCATCGGCGGTGCCGTCCGTCTGAACCCCATTGCCGCTCCCCTTGCGATCGGCACGGTTCTGGCGGCGATGATCTACGCCAACGGTCACGTGTCCGGAGCCCACCTCAACCCCGCCGTGACCCTTGCCGTGCACCTTCGTGGACGGCTGGCTGGTTCGCAGCTCCTCCCCTACTGGGCCTCGCAGCTTCTCGGGGCAGCGCTCGGGTCGACAGTCGTCTGTTTCCTCATCCCCACCGCCACCAGCGCACCGCCGACACTGTCGGGCCATGCGCTGGCTGCCGCCTGGCTGGCTGAGTTCCTGTTCACGTTTGCTCTGGCCTACACGGTTCTCAACGTCGCGACCAGCGACTCCCATCCGAAGAACGGGTTCTACGGAATCGCCATCGGTGGCGTCGTACTCGCGGGGGCGACCGCAGTCGGGCCGATCAGCGGCGGCGCCTTCAACCCGGCGGTGGCTCTGGCACTCTCGATCATGGGCCTGACCTCGTGGTCGAACCTGTGGATGTTCGTCACGGCGGGCCTGACGGCCGGCGCGGTGGCTTCGGTCGCCTTCACGCGTCTCGACCCCGCGGCCGACGCAGGGGCAGCATCGTCCTGA